The genomic region AGTTCAGTTTTTTGTGGTTGTGGGCGTTGGTGTTGCTGTAGGAGGCTTAATTGGTTTTGGTATTTCCTATCTGACGCAAAGATTCGATCTACCGCTGGTCGAACAATCTTTAACGCTGGTTGCAGCTTACGGCACTTACATAATTACCGAAGATTTGGGCGGTTCTGGGGTGATTGGAGTCGTGACTTGCGGCTTGATCTTAGGGAACTTTGGCTCTCGCATCGGTATGAATCCCCGCACGCGAATTATTGTTAGCGAGTTTTGGGAGTTTCTGGCGTTTTTCGTCAACTCGATCGTATTTCTGCTAATTGGCGACCAGGTTCACTTTACAACATTGGGAGAGAATTTAGGAATTATTGCCGTGACGGTGGGGGCGATTGTTGTCATGCGGGCGATCGCCATTTATACTCTCAGCCAGTTGAGTAATTACACGACCAAATCTAATATCCCCTTACCAGACCAAACCGTACTTTGCTGGGGTGGATTGCGCGGTTCCGTCTCTATTGCTCTAGCATTGAGCGTATCTGCTGCTCTACCAGAGCGAGATAAAATTATTGCTACGGTGTTTGGGGTAGTGTTATTTACCTTGCTGTTTCAAGGATTGACAATTAAATCTTTGCTGCAAAAGCTAAATTTATTAGGCGCTCGCCCCCAACAAGAGCAATATATGGAATTTTTAGCACGACGGGTTGCCCTCGATCGCGTGCTAAAACAGTTACAGGCAGACCAGCGCCCAGGTATCGATCCAGAGTTTTATCGCTACCAAGAAGCGCTGATCGAAGGCTCAATTGAGGATTTGCAAACAGAAATCGAGCAACTGCAAAGCCAGTACCCCGACCTGAAAAACTTTAGTGCCGAACAATTACGCTCCGAACTGCTAGCAACGGAGGCGAATACATATGCGGAATTTGTCAAAGCCGGACGATTGAATCGAGAACTGTCACCGTTTCTCCCAGAAGTGTTGCACACTGGAGATGGGCAGAGCGATTGAGTATTTGGCGATTAGAAATCGCGACTACACAAGCGAAGTCCGCCTGCGTGGACTTAGGAAATTAAATGCGTTTGAACCTGCGCTCGTCTGGTTTTGTCTGTATAGCTGCGAATTCTATTCGCCCAAACTTGGGGCTATTAAGAAGAATGCTGCCACCGATCCAGAATATCTTTAAACAAAGTTTCTTCAATCCAGGTTTTAGCAACCACTGCGAGGGGGAGTGCCATTAGCAACCCTAAAGCTCCAAAAAAGGTAGTGAAGAAAATTTGTGCCGTCAGCGTTACCGCAGGTAGCAGCGCCACTTGATGAGCCATCACGGTTGGAGTTAACCAATAACTTTCAACATTCTGAATCACAATATACAAAACTACAACAGCGAGAGCTTTCCAGGGTGCATCCAGAAAAGCGATCGTTGCTGGCAAAAATACACTCAAGTTTGAGTCACAAGCAATAAATTAGAGCGATCGCTTTGACAAAATATCCACAATATGGTATTGATATGCAAGTAGTGGTGAGGCTCAAGCCCTTGCTAGCTCTGCATTGTAGCCATGAACGAAGTACCAAATCGCTCTCCTTGTGATTGTTGAGCTTTTTGGAGAATGATAGACTTGCTCTTACCAGCCCTTGAAATCCGTTGTCTTAACGTATTATTTAATCGTTCAATATGATTAGTTTGACCTGTTTTTTACCAACAGAGCGATCGCGTTCAGGGGGAATAACTGTGTTGTAAGCTTGCCAAAAATCCGTATAAGCGACAGCACATTGCTGATAAACAGGGGTGAAAGAAGCCTATAATTTGTGAGCAGATTTTCGAGTTCTATCTCCGATAAAGCAACCAACAATTATCCGAGAATCTCGCTCAATTGTTAGCCAGACCTAAACCTCGTTTTTCTTACTATCAACACTACTTGCATATCACTACCCACAGTCCTCATACGGTTTTCATTGCAACAAAAGCTTTACCGAGTGAAGGAGAAGTTTAAATCGCATCAAAATTATAGTTCCTCACTCAAACTGCCCGATCGACGAATAATTTACAGCTCGCCACTTTTTCATTCTTATGTGCAACCCTGGTGTTGAGAAATTGACTTAATAGGCTAATTCGGCACTCGTTATGCAACTGTTTTTTTGTAGGAGAGACAACAGTTGTCGATTTATATCGTCCATGCGATTCTTGGTTACTCTATCTCTCTGGATAGACTTCTCGGTTACATCTAAAGATAGATAAGTAAACTACGTACACCAAACCAAGTTTACTAGTTCACAATTCGTGCTAGATGGAGCTAAAAAATAAGTTTTATAATCTTAGTAGAGTCTTTTGGTTAACAACAACTCAAATATCAATTTAAAAGACAGCTTCAGCTCCTGGGCAGCGACAGTTTTATAGAAGTGTGAGGCAAAAGGTAGTGCGGTAGCGTTCGTGCCAAATTGTGCTGACTCGGTAACGCAAATAAAGAGTTAGAAGTGTCTGCGTTTAAATCGCTCCAATTGTCTGATGAAATTCAGTTGCAGGTTGGGCAATTGGACAAGCTTCTTCACAGGAGAAATCCAAATGAGTGATTTTTGCCCGATTCAGCGATTCGACCACCTTGAGTTCTATGTTGGGAACGCAAGGCAGGCAGCACTGTTTTATTCCAAGTGTTTTGGATTCACGATCGCTGCCTATCGAGGACTGGAAACTAATAGCCGCGCCACTGCCTCATACGTACTAGAGCAAGGAGATATTCGCTTTGTTTTGAGTACGGGACTGCATCCAGAACATCCCATCTCCAAAAGCGTACTCAAACACGGCGACGGAATTGCCATTATTGCTTTAGAAGTCCCTGATGTTGTTAGCGCCTATCAGGAAACAACTAAACGAGGTGCGGTGGGAGCGATCGCCCCAACAGAAGCACGAGATGAGTATGGAGTGTTACGCTACAGTGCGATTCATGCTTATGGCGATACCTTAATCGAGTTCGTCGATCGCAGCAGTTATACAGGTGTTTTTGCTCCTGGTTTTGAACCTCGGAATCTACATGCCAACCGCAAAGGAGTGGGATTGAAAACCATCGACCACGTAGTTGCAAATGTAGAACTAGGGGCAATGGAGAGGTGGACGCGGTTTTTTGCTGAGACGATGGGCTTTAACCTATTAATACATTTTGACGATCGCTCTATTTCTACTGAGTACTCAGCCTTAATGTCCAAGGTAATGCAGGACAGCACGGGTACGATTAAATTACCCATTAACGAACCAGCTTTAGGCAAGGGCAAATCTCAAATTGAAGAGTACTTGGAATATTATCACGGAGCCGGAATTCAACACGTTGCCTGCGCGACCGACAGCATCGTCGAGACAGTCACTCAGATGCGGGCAGCAGGAGTTGAGTTTCTATCGACACCAAAAACGTATTACGAAAACTTAGAGGAGCGAGTAGGAAAAATCGACGAGCCAATCGAGCGGCTAGCCGAGTTAGGCATCTTAGTAGATCGAGAAGAAGATGGGTATTTATTACAAATCTTCACCCAGCCAGTACAAGACCGACCGACGCTGTTCTTTGAGGTCATTGAGCGACACGGAGCGCAAGGCTTCGGTGAGGGGAATTTCAAATCCTTGTTTGTCGCGATCGAACGCGAGCAAACGTTGAGAGGCAATTTGGCGATCGCAACGGTGTGAAACCATGACTTACTACTACTATTTGGGGAACATTCCCCACAAACGACACACTCAATTTCGTCAACTAGATGGCTCTCTGTATCATGAAGAATCGATCGGGCTTCGTGGCTTCTCAGGCGTGCAATCTTTGCTCTACCACCTGCATCCACCCACGCAAATACAGAAAATTTGGATCGAGGGCAACGTAGAAATTCCCTACGAAGACCAAAGCCCCTTGCATCACCGCCACCTACGCACGGCAAATATGTCAGCGAAAGGCGATGCTGTGGAATCGCGCATCCCCTTGATGGCAAATGCAGACATATGTATATCAGTCGCTTGCCCGACACGACCTATGCAGTATTGGTATCGGTTCGCCTGCGGCGATGAAGTCATTTTCATCCATGACGGGAGCGGCGTACTAGAAACTCAGTTTGGCAATCTCTTCTACCGACCTGGCGATTACTTGGTGATTCCCACGGGAGTTCTTTGGCGTATTCTCCCTGATGCCGCAGTCGAGCAGCGCATGTTGGTTGTAGAAGCTTACGGACACATCGAGCCACCAGCGCGTTATCTCAATCGCTACGGTCAATTTCTCGAACACTCCCCCTACTGCGAGCGCGATATTCGCCCGCCAGGGCAGCTAATTATCCATGACGAGGAAGGAGAATTTGAGGTTCGAGTCAAAGCCGGAAACCAGATTACCAGCTACCTCTATCACCATCATCCCTTAGACGTTGTGGGATGGGATGGGCATCTTTGGCCCTTTGCCTTCAACATCGAAGACTTTGAGCCAATTACAGGTCGGGTTCACCAACCGCCTCCAGTGCATCAAACATTTGAAGCCCCCGGATTTGTTTTGTGTTCCTTCGTACCGCGTCTGTTTGATTATCACCCTTTAGCAATTCCGGCTCCATACAACCATTCCAACGTCGATTCAGATGAGGTGATTTACTACGCAGAAGGAAAATTTATGTCACGTAAAGGAATTGAACGGGCATCGATAACCGTTCATCCCAGGGGTATTCCCCACGGTCCTCACCCAGGTATGTACGAGGGGTCAATTGGAAAAGAACGGACTGATGAACTCGCTGTGATGATCGATACCTTTCGTCCGCTGAAGTTGACACAGCACGCTCTTAAATTTGAGGACAAAGACTATTCATATAGTTGGGTTAGTCATTAGTCATTGGTCATTGGTCATTCGTCACTGCTTCCTTGTCCCCCTTCGCCCCCTAATCCCCACTCCCTACCCTTCGGGAACGGCTTCGCCGAACGGTCGCGGGGAAGAGCGAGTTCCCCCTCGTCCTCCTTGTCCCCTCTACTCAAAAGCTCCATTACCGTTAGGAATAATAGATTATGACTTCTCTTTTGACAACATCTTCAAGTAGATTAACTATTTCTTCGCGGATTGAGGAACGCTTGCGCCAAGGCGAACTGACTCAGGATCGAGTAGACGAGTTTAGAGATTTTCTGGTCGAAGTCGATCGCGAATTCATGCAGCACCGCATCATTACTAATAACGCCTATACTCGTTGGTTTCGCGAGGGTAGGGCTACCGACGAGGAGCTAGTCTACTTTATTAAACAGTTTTCAGTTTTTTCTAACCAATTTCTAATTGCAGCCTTACAAAAAGTCATTAACTCACCGACGTTGCAACAATCGCGTGCTAGCCGAGAAATTTTGCTCAACGAGCTAGGCGTAATCTATCGCAAGCTAGGAGCAGTTGCTAGCCGCATTGTCCAGAGTGACGAAAAAGACCGCGAAGGCGATCCTGAACTGGTCAGCACTGAGGGTACAGTAGACGGTGGAATTTGCCGTTTTCAAGCAGCTCATTTTGAGTGGCTAGTTGGTGTTGCTGAGGGGTTAGGTCTGAGCTATGCCGACATTGGTAAGCGCAAGCATGGTAGTCCTACAACTTTGCACTTCTGCGATGAATTAATCCGCCTCTACGGTAGCGCCGATCCGCAGATCGCTGAGGGTGCTAGTTTTGCAGTCGAAAACTGGGCGGCGGCTGGCTTTTGGCAAGAACTAGAAGATGGCTTGACGCGCATCAAGCAAACGCGACACTTGCACTTGCGCCTCGCATTTTTCACCTGGCACAACCGCGTCGAAGCACAACACGCCGGACACACGCTGGAGGAACTGGAGGAAGTTTATTTCAAACCAGACTTCGATCGCGCCAAATTTATCCAAGGTGGTCGAGAAATTCTCGATGCGATCGCTGTCTTTTGGGACGGACTGAATATAGGGAGCAGGGAGTAGGGAGTAGGGAGTAGGGATCGATAATTTATGGCGTACTATGCACCATTCCCGACTCCGGTACGGGCGGGTTTATCCGCAGAACTCTCGATTTTAGTACGAGTCTGCTTTAAAAACCCGCCCCTACACGACTTACAACTTTTAATTTATGGCTAGCATATCTTTCTTTCCCAATATTGGCACGATAAGCTCGATCCGAGCCTTTGCCCAGCTTTTTCGGCTGCCAGCTGGTATTCTTGCCTCTGGAGCGGGCTGTGCCACAATCTACACTCTCAATCCTACAGCTCCACTACCGCAATACCTGCTGACGGCAACTATCTTAGTCTGCATGACCTCTGCCGCTTGCGGCATCAATGACTACTGGGATTTAGCTAAAGACCGCATCAATCATCCCGAGCGCCCTTTGCCTTCCGGTCGGCTTTCGTTGCAACAAGCTTGGTGGGCTGCGGCAATTCTGTTTGGCTGTGCCGCGATCGCTGCTATCCCTTTAGGTTTGTCTCCCTTTGTCTTAGTTGCTGTCAGTACTGTTTTGCTTTGGAATTACTCGCATTTGTTAGCATATAATGGTATTTTTGGCAATCTAATTGTAGCCGCGACTATTGCGGCTTTGATTTTTCTGGGCAGTTTGGTTGCCTGCCGACCATTGGCAATGCTTTATCCAATGGGGTTTTTAT from Chroococcidiopsis sp. SAG 2025 harbors:
- a CDS encoding Na+/H+ antiporter; its protein translation is MVIESAIAEAAIETNIKQFLSVLAVSLGVATLPQIFSWFRQIPYTLLLVIVGLGLAFVDVRLVELSPGLILSIFLPPLLFEAAWNLKWSDLKQNLVPICLYAVVGVVISIAGVAFSLNQFAALPLTTALLIGASLSATDPVSVTAVFRELGVSSRLTTLMEGESLFNDGMAVVAFEFLVALSFGNTQLGVQPILVQFFVVVGVGVAVGGLIGFGISYLTQRFDLPLVEQSLTLVAAYGTYIITEDLGGSGVIGVVTCGLILGNFGSRIGMNPRTRIIVSEFWEFLAFFVNSIVFLLIGDQVHFTTLGENLGIIAVTVGAIVVMRAIAIYTLSQLSNYTTKSNIPLPDQTVLCWGGLRGSVSIALALSVSAALPERDKIIATVFGVVLFTLLFQGLTIKSLLQKLNLLGARPQQEQYMEFLARRVALDRVLKQLQADQRPGIDPEFYRYQEALIEGSIEDLQTEIEQLQSQYPDLKNFSAEQLRSELLATEANTYAEFVKAGRLNRELSPFLPEVLHTGDGQSD
- the hppD gene encoding 4-hydroxyphenylpyruvate dioxygenase; this encodes MSDFCPIQRFDHLEFYVGNARQAALFYSKCFGFTIAAYRGLETNSRATASYVLEQGDIRFVLSTGLHPEHPISKSVLKHGDGIAIIALEVPDVVSAYQETTKRGAVGAIAPTEARDEYGVLRYSAIHAYGDTLIEFVDRSSYTGVFAPGFEPRNLHANRKGVGLKTIDHVVANVELGAMERWTRFFAETMGFNLLIHFDDRSISTEYSALMSKVMQDSTGTIKLPINEPALGKGKSQIEEYLEYYHGAGIQHVACATDSIVETVTQMRAAGVEFLSTPKTYYENLEERVGKIDEPIERLAELGILVDREEDGYLLQIFTQPVQDRPTLFFEVIERHGAQGFGEGNFKSLFVAIEREQTLRGNLAIATV
- a CDS encoding homogentisate 1,2-dioxygenase, giving the protein MTYYYYLGNIPHKRHTQFRQLDGSLYHEESIGLRGFSGVQSLLYHLHPPTQIQKIWIEGNVEIPYEDQSPLHHRHLRTANMSAKGDAVESRIPLMANADICISVACPTRPMQYWYRFACGDEVIFIHDGSGVLETQFGNLFYRPGDYLVIPTGVLWRILPDAAVEQRMLVVEAYGHIEPPARYLNRYGQFLEHSPYCERDIRPPGQLIIHDEEGEFEVRVKAGNQITSYLYHHHPLDVVGWDGHLWPFAFNIEDFEPITGRVHQPPPVHQTFEAPGFVLCSFVPRLFDYHPLAIPAPYNHSNVDSDEVIYYAEGKFMSRKGIERASITVHPRGIPHGPHPGMYEGSIGKERTDELAVMIDTFRPLKLTQHALKFEDKDYSYSWVSH
- a CDS encoding geranylgeranylglycerol-phosphate geranylgeranyltransferase; translation: MASISFFPNIGTISSIRAFAQLFRLPAGILASGAGCATIYTLNPTAPLPQYLLTATILVCMTSAACGINDYWDLAKDRINHPERPLPSGRLSLQQAWWAAAILFGCAAIAAIPLGLSPFVLVAVSTVLLWNYSHLLAYNGIFGNLIVAATIAALIFLGSLVACRPLAMLYPMGFLFCYALAKEIVWDVHDAEGDRIQGIVTVATQWGNRAAFAVAWGLLGVLMGSIPVALRLLSMARPLLFATFSAIALLSLGIALAHYQQQRSENAYQRFNFWERLGTAFGVIALLGTA